A genomic stretch from Microplitis mediator isolate UGA2020A chromosome 10, iyMicMedi2.1, whole genome shotgun sequence includes:
- the LOC130676245 gene encoding coronin-2B-like isoform X1: MGHSVRECEMIKVKEEFDSKLSKEANNDQHNLLSNMVDARACYKPSERSWFRGVRSSKFRHVYGLPAKRDKCYDNIKITKNAHDSQFCAVNPKFLAVVTEVAGGGAFLVIPLDNTGRLDFNANRVTGHTGPVLDIKWNPFNDNVIASCSDDCTVKLWHIPDGGLSRNLNEWLVELQGHKRRVAYIEWHPVAENILFSAGFDHLVIVWDINRGEAINIIDRHPDVIYSMSLNRDGSLLATTCKDKKLRVFEPRSGIVISEGLCHAGTKASKVVFLGGSGRLLTTGFSRHSDRQYAVWSQHDLSSPLTCETIDSSSGIVFPFCDNDTNMVYLAGKGDGNIRYYEVVNEAPWLHYLSQFISGNPQRGLGFMPKRGINTSTCEVFRFFKLHATRGMCEPISMIVPRKSDQFQEDLYPDTVGTTPSLSAKDWISGMNSPPILISLKTGGGITTHKPRVYKPPQLLPATDTNTKKKFAFLSTETIPDYRSIDLDISEKSQKTSSNQSTKIHQLQQRFGHVTIQTPRCSNQFYELVSKFGAYTNCYKNNNSSDNKNLESVDVPNNEAELRLAYVRQMEELRLVKRQLANSQLRVKELEEQLRKLQNH, encoded by the exons atgggtCATAGTGTACGAGAGTGTGAGATGATCAAGGTGAAAGAGGAATTTGACTCAAAATTAAGTAAAGAAGCCAACAATGATCAACACAACTTGTTGAGCAACATGGTCGACGCTAGGGCCTGTTATAAACCCAGCGAGAGA TCATGGTTCCGTGGAGTACGGAGCAGTAAATTCCGACATGTGTACGGCCTACCGGCGAAGCGGGATAAGTGCTATGacaatataaaaatcacaaaaaatgcTCATGATTCACAATTTTGTGCAGTTAATCCAAAATTCCTAGCTGTTGTCACCGAAGTAGCAGGTGGTGGTGCATTTCTTGTAATTCCTCTTGATAAT ACGGGACGGTTGGATTTCAATGCAAATAGAGTAACAGGACATACGGGTCCTGTTTTGGATATAAAGTGGAATCCATTTAATGATAATGTCATCGCATCATGTTCCGATGATTGTACa gtcaagCTTTGGCATATACCTGACGGTGGTCTCTCGAGGAATCTCAATGAGTGGTTAGTTGAACTACAGGGTCATAAGCGTCGTGTGGCCTACATCGAGTGGCATCCAGTCGCTGAAAATATTCTATTCAGCGCTGGTTTCGATCACCTCGTCATTGTATGGGATATCAATCGCGGTGAAGCGATAAATATTATCGATCGTCATCCAGATGTTATCTATAGTATGTCCTTGAACAGGGATGGTAGTTTATTAGCTACTACCTGtaaggataaaaaattacgagTTTTTGAGCCACGTTCGGGCATTGTTATTTCa gaAGGATTATGTCATGCAGGAACAAAAGCAAGTAAGGTCGTATTTCTCGGTGGTTCTGGACGTCTCTTGACAACAGGATTTAGTAGACACTCTGATCGTCAGTATGCTGTTTGGAGTCAGCATGATTTGTCAAGTCCGCTTACATGTGAAACGATAGATTCATCAAGTGGAATCGTATTCCCATTTTGTGATAACGACACTAACATGGTTTATCTTGCTGgcaag GGAGACGGTAATATAAGATACTACGAAGTTGTTAATGAAGCCCCTTGGTTGCATTACCTAAGTCAATTTATATCGGGTAATCCTCAGCGAGGGCTGGGCTTTATGCCAAAACGAGGTATTAACACATCCACGTgtgaagtattcaggttttttAAGTTACACGCAACTCGTGGTATGTGCGAGCCGATTTCAATGATAGTACCGAGAAAA AGTGATCAGTTTCAAGAAGACTTGTATCCCGATACGGTGGGAACGACTCCTAGTTTGTCAGCAAAAGATTGGATCAGCGGAATGAACAGTCCACCTATTTTGATATCATTAAAAACTGGTGGTGGCATTACAACTCATAAACCACGTGTTTATAAACCGCCTCAATTGTTACCAGCGACAGATActaacactaaaaaaaaatttgcatttttaTCTACGGAAACAATACCTGATTACAGGTCAATTGATCTTGATATATCAGAGAAAAGCCAGAAAACATCAAGTAATCAGAGCACAAAAATTCACCAGCTGCAACAAAGATTTGGTCATGTGACCATTCAg ACACCGAGATGTAGCAACCAATTCTATGAGCTCGTTAGCAAGTTTGGAGCCTATACGAATTGTTATAAG aataataattcatcggacaataaaaatttggagTCTGTTGATGTGCCGAATAATGAAGCTGAACTTCGATTAGCTTATGTGCGACAAATGGAGGAACTACGATTGGTAAAACGGCAATTAGCCAACAGTCAACTGCGTGTCAAAGAACTTGAGGAGCAGTTAAGAAAATTGCAGAATCACTGA
- the LOC130676245 gene encoding coronin-2B-like isoform X3 — MTNDKQSWFRGVRSSKFRHVYGLPAKRDKCYDNIKITKNAHDSQFCAVNPKFLAVVTEVAGGGAFLVIPLDNTGRLDFNANRVTGHTGPVLDIKWNPFNDNVIASCSDDCTVKLWHIPDGGLSRNLNEWLVELQGHKRRVAYIEWHPVAENILFSAGFDHLVIVWDINRGEAINIIDRHPDVIYSMSLNRDGSLLATTCKDKKLRVFEPRSGIVISEGLCHAGTKASKVVFLGGSGRLLTTGFSRHSDRQYAVWSQHDLSSPLTCETIDSSSGIVFPFCDNDTNMVYLAGKGDGNIRYYEVVNEAPWLHYLSQFISGNPQRGLGFMPKRGINTSTCEVFRFFKLHATRGMCEPISMIVPRKSDQFQEDLYPDTVGTTPSLSAKDWISGMNSPPILISLKTGGGITTHKPRVYKPPQLLPATDTNTKKKFAFLSTETIPDYRSIDLDISEKSQKTSSNQSTKIHQLQQRFGHVTIQTPRCSNQFYELVSKFGAYTNCYKNNNSSDNKNLESVDVPNNEAELRLAYVRQMEELRLVKRQLANSQLRVKELEEQLRKLQNH, encoded by the exons ATGACTAATGATAAGCAG TCATGGTTCCGTGGAGTACGGAGCAGTAAATTCCGACATGTGTACGGCCTACCGGCGAAGCGGGATAAGTGCTATGacaatataaaaatcacaaaaaatgcTCATGATTCACAATTTTGTGCAGTTAATCCAAAATTCCTAGCTGTTGTCACCGAAGTAGCAGGTGGTGGTGCATTTCTTGTAATTCCTCTTGATAAT ACGGGACGGTTGGATTTCAATGCAAATAGAGTAACAGGACATACGGGTCCTGTTTTGGATATAAAGTGGAATCCATTTAATGATAATGTCATCGCATCATGTTCCGATGATTGTACa gtcaagCTTTGGCATATACCTGACGGTGGTCTCTCGAGGAATCTCAATGAGTGGTTAGTTGAACTACAGGGTCATAAGCGTCGTGTGGCCTACATCGAGTGGCATCCAGTCGCTGAAAATATTCTATTCAGCGCTGGTTTCGATCACCTCGTCATTGTATGGGATATCAATCGCGGTGAAGCGATAAATATTATCGATCGTCATCCAGATGTTATCTATAGTATGTCCTTGAACAGGGATGGTAGTTTATTAGCTACTACCTGtaaggataaaaaattacgagTTTTTGAGCCACGTTCGGGCATTGTTATTTCa gaAGGATTATGTCATGCAGGAACAAAAGCAAGTAAGGTCGTATTTCTCGGTGGTTCTGGACGTCTCTTGACAACAGGATTTAGTAGACACTCTGATCGTCAGTATGCTGTTTGGAGTCAGCATGATTTGTCAAGTCCGCTTACATGTGAAACGATAGATTCATCAAGTGGAATCGTATTCCCATTTTGTGATAACGACACTAACATGGTTTATCTTGCTGgcaag GGAGACGGTAATATAAGATACTACGAAGTTGTTAATGAAGCCCCTTGGTTGCATTACCTAAGTCAATTTATATCGGGTAATCCTCAGCGAGGGCTGGGCTTTATGCCAAAACGAGGTATTAACACATCCACGTgtgaagtattcaggttttttAAGTTACACGCAACTCGTGGTATGTGCGAGCCGATTTCAATGATAGTACCGAGAAAA AGTGATCAGTTTCAAGAAGACTTGTATCCCGATACGGTGGGAACGACTCCTAGTTTGTCAGCAAAAGATTGGATCAGCGGAATGAACAGTCCACCTATTTTGATATCATTAAAAACTGGTGGTGGCATTACAACTCATAAACCACGTGTTTATAAACCGCCTCAATTGTTACCAGCGACAGATActaacactaaaaaaaaatttgcatttttaTCTACGGAAACAATACCTGATTACAGGTCAATTGATCTTGATATATCAGAGAAAAGCCAGAAAACATCAAGTAATCAGAGCACAAAAATTCACCAGCTGCAACAAAGATTTGGTCATGTGACCATTCAg ACACCGAGATGTAGCAACCAATTCTATGAGCTCGTTAGCAAGTTTGGAGCCTATACGAATTGTTATAAG aataataattcatcggacaataaaaatttggagTCTGTTGATGTGCCGAATAATGAAGCTGAACTTCGATTAGCTTATGTGCGACAAATGGAGGAACTACGATTGGTAAAACGGCAATTAGCCAACAGTCAACTGCGTGTCAAAGAACTTGAGGAGCAGTTAAGAAAATTGCAGAATCACTGA
- the LOC130676245 gene encoding coronin-2B-like isoform X2 has translation MGHSVRECEMIKVKEEFDSKLSKEANNDQHNLLSNMVDARACYKPSERSWFRGVRSSKFRHVYGLPAKRDKCYDNIKITKNAHDSQFCAVNPKFLAVVTEVAGGGAFLVIPLDNTGRLDFNANRVTGHTGPVLDIKWNPFNDNVIASCSDDCTVKLWHIPDGGLSRNLNEWLVELQGHKRRVAYIEWHPVAENILFSAGFDHLVIVWDINRGEAINIIDRHPDVIYSMSLNRDGSLLATTCKDKKLRVFEPRSGIVISEGLCHAGTKASKVVFLGGSGRLLTTGFSRHSDRQYAVWSQHDLSSPLTCETIDSSSGIVFPFCDNDTNMVYLAGKGDGNIRYYEVVNEAPWLHYLSQFISGNPQRGLGFMPKRGINTSTCEVFRFFKLHATRGMCEPISMIVPRKSDQFQEDLYPDTVGTTPSLSAKDWISGMNSPPILISLKTGGGITTHKPRVYKPPQLLPATDTNTKKKFAFLSTETIPDYRSIDLDISEKSQKTSSNQSTKIHQLQQRFGHVTIQNNNSSDNKNLESVDVPNNEAELRLAYVRQMEELRLVKRQLANSQLRVKELEEQLRKLQNH, from the exons atgggtCATAGTGTACGAGAGTGTGAGATGATCAAGGTGAAAGAGGAATTTGACTCAAAATTAAGTAAAGAAGCCAACAATGATCAACACAACTTGTTGAGCAACATGGTCGACGCTAGGGCCTGTTATAAACCCAGCGAGAGA TCATGGTTCCGTGGAGTACGGAGCAGTAAATTCCGACATGTGTACGGCCTACCGGCGAAGCGGGATAAGTGCTATGacaatataaaaatcacaaaaaatgcTCATGATTCACAATTTTGTGCAGTTAATCCAAAATTCCTAGCTGTTGTCACCGAAGTAGCAGGTGGTGGTGCATTTCTTGTAATTCCTCTTGATAAT ACGGGACGGTTGGATTTCAATGCAAATAGAGTAACAGGACATACGGGTCCTGTTTTGGATATAAAGTGGAATCCATTTAATGATAATGTCATCGCATCATGTTCCGATGATTGTACa gtcaagCTTTGGCATATACCTGACGGTGGTCTCTCGAGGAATCTCAATGAGTGGTTAGTTGAACTACAGGGTCATAAGCGTCGTGTGGCCTACATCGAGTGGCATCCAGTCGCTGAAAATATTCTATTCAGCGCTGGTTTCGATCACCTCGTCATTGTATGGGATATCAATCGCGGTGAAGCGATAAATATTATCGATCGTCATCCAGATGTTATCTATAGTATGTCCTTGAACAGGGATGGTAGTTTATTAGCTACTACCTGtaaggataaaaaattacgagTTTTTGAGCCACGTTCGGGCATTGTTATTTCa gaAGGATTATGTCATGCAGGAACAAAAGCAAGTAAGGTCGTATTTCTCGGTGGTTCTGGACGTCTCTTGACAACAGGATTTAGTAGACACTCTGATCGTCAGTATGCTGTTTGGAGTCAGCATGATTTGTCAAGTCCGCTTACATGTGAAACGATAGATTCATCAAGTGGAATCGTATTCCCATTTTGTGATAACGACACTAACATGGTTTATCTTGCTGgcaag GGAGACGGTAATATAAGATACTACGAAGTTGTTAATGAAGCCCCTTGGTTGCATTACCTAAGTCAATTTATATCGGGTAATCCTCAGCGAGGGCTGGGCTTTATGCCAAAACGAGGTATTAACACATCCACGTgtgaagtattcaggttttttAAGTTACACGCAACTCGTGGTATGTGCGAGCCGATTTCAATGATAGTACCGAGAAAA AGTGATCAGTTTCAAGAAGACTTGTATCCCGATACGGTGGGAACGACTCCTAGTTTGTCAGCAAAAGATTGGATCAGCGGAATGAACAGTCCACCTATTTTGATATCATTAAAAACTGGTGGTGGCATTACAACTCATAAACCACGTGTTTATAAACCGCCTCAATTGTTACCAGCGACAGATActaacactaaaaaaaaatttgcatttttaTCTACGGAAACAATACCTGATTACAGGTCAATTGATCTTGATATATCAGAGAAAAGCCAGAAAACATCAAGTAATCAGAGCACAAAAATTCACCAGCTGCAACAAAGATTTGGTCATGTGACCATTCAg aataataattcatcggacaataaaaatttggagTCTGTTGATGTGCCGAATAATGAAGCTGAACTTCGATTAGCTTATGTGCGACAAATGGAGGAACTACGATTGGTAAAACGGCAATTAGCCAACAGTCAACTGCGTGTCAAAGAACTTGAGGAGCAGTTAAGAAAATTGCAGAATCACTGA